The proteins below come from a single Corylus avellana chromosome ca3, CavTom2PMs-1.0 genomic window:
- the LOC132173745 gene encoding G-type lectin S-receptor-like serine/threonine-protein kinase At4g27290 isoform X1, protein MEAFTHLFVFYTFLFSLLRTSISLDTVTPSQSLGDRGTLVSAGRQFQLGFFSPGNSKSRYVGIWYMISPETVVWVANRDAPLSDHSGVLKVTDDGVLVLLNSTNGTVWSSNTSTTPQNPVAKLLDTGNLVVKDGNDDNPDKFLWQSFDYPCNTLLPEMKLGWNLVTGLDRFLSSWKSTEDPAQGEFSTRIVPHGYPQWFDMEGTKIKARAGSWNGLGFTGRAVRPNTVFEYEFVLNEKEVYYGYKLLNKSVFSRVVLNPSGIVQRFVWMDRTQSWEPFFTSHANQCEIYALCGAYATCNINKSPVCACMEGFLPKSPEHWDSVDWSDGCVRRTPLECNGGDGFLKRTGVKLPDTFYSWYNKSMNLQECEGMCLKNCSCTAYASLDVRGGGSGCLLWFGSLIDTREFAEGGQDLYIRMAISELGHLDKNSHSSERKLVGIIVGSTLLVVGMIIVGMVSYIWKKKLRNQAMIKGSERKDCDNEGVKEDMELAILFDLTVIVNATDNFSNNKKLGEGGFGPVYKGTLPEGKDIAVKRLSKNSGQGLNELKNEVILIAKLQHRNLVKLLGCCIQENENMLIYEYMPNKSLDCFIFDQTKSKLLDWHKRINIIRGVAKGLLYLHEDSRLRIIHRDLKASNILLDNNMNPKISDFGVARSFGGDQIDSATNRIIGTYGYMSPEYAMHGQYSVKSDVFSFGVLILEIVSGKKNRGFCHPDNQLNLLGHAWKLWIEDKPIKLVDELVGDLCNISDVVRHIHVGLLCVQQRPEDRPNMSFVVQMLNSENLLSKPKQPGFFTDPQEADFSFSKFGTCSTNEITTTVFEGR, encoded by the exons ATGGAAGCCTTTACCCATCTTTTTGTCTTCTACACTTTCTTATTCTCCCTCTTGAGAACCTCCATTTCTCTGGACACTGTTACTCCAAGTCAATCTCTCGGAGACCGTGGCACTTTAGTTTCTGCTGGCCGACAATTTCAATTGGGATTCTTCAGCCCAGGTAATTCCAAAAGCCGATATGTGGGAATTTGGTACATGATATCTCCGGAAACAGTTGTATGGGTAGCCAACAGAGATGCTCCGCTTAGCGATCACTCGGGAGTTTTAAAGGTCACTGATGATGGAGTTCTTGTGCTTCTTAATAGCACCAATGGTACTGTTTGGTCATCTAATACATCAACAACCCCACAAAATCCAGTTGCAAAGCTCTTGGACACCGGGAATCTTGTTGTGAAAGATGGGAATGATGATAACCCAGATAAATTTTTGTGGCAGAGTTTTGATTATCCTTGTAACACACTCCTACCGGAAATGAAGCTTGGATGGAACTTAGTAACTGGTCTTGATAGGTTTTTATCATCTTGGAAGAGCACGGAAGATCCTGCTCAAGGTGAGTTTTCTACTCGGATAGTTCCTCATGGTTATCCACAGTGGTTTGATATGGAGGGAACCAAAATAAAGGCTAGAGCAGGATCGTGGAATGGCCTTGGTTTTACGGGTCGTGCGGTAAGACCGAATACAGTATTTGAGTATGAATTCGTGTTGAATGAGAAGGAGGTCTATTACGGGTACAAACTTCTAAACAAATCTGTTTTCTCAAGAGTTGTGCTGAACCCATCAGGCATTGTGCAACGATTCGTATGGATGGATCGGACACAAAGTTGGGAGCCCTTCTTTACATCTCATGCAAATCAGTGCGAAATTTATGCCTTATGCGGTGCTTATGCTACCTGCAACATCAATAAGTCTCCTGTATGTGCATGCATGGAAGGATTCTTACCCAAGTCTCCAGAACATTGGGATTCAGTAGATTGGTCTGATGGGTGTGTTCGAAGGACTCCTTTGGAATGCAATGGTGGAGATGGATTCCTGAAGCGCACGGGGGTGAAATTGCCCGACACATTTTATTCCTGGTATAACAAGAGCATGAACCTCCAGGAATGCGAAGGAATGTGTTTGAAAAACTGCTCCTGCACAGCATATGCAAGTTTAGATGTCAGGGGAGGAGGAAGCGGCTGCCTGCTTTGGTTTGGTAGCCTAATTGATACAAGAGAATTCGCTGAGGGTGGGCAAGATCTCTATATAAGGATGGCCATTTCCGAATTGG GTCATCTTGATAAAAACAGTCACTCCAGCGAGAGGAAACTAGTGGGAATTATAGTTGGCTCAACATTACTAGTTGTGGGAATGATAATAGTTGGAATGGTCTCATACATATGGAAGAAGAAACTCAGAAACCAAG CAATGATAAAAGGAAGTGAGAGGAAGGATTGTGACAATGAAGGTGTGAAGGAAGATATGGAGTTAGcaatattatttgatttgacAGTCATAGTTAATGCGACtgataatttttcaaacaacaagAAGTTGGGAGAAGGTGGCTTTGGACCTGTGTACAAG GGTACATTGCCTGAAGGGAAAGATATAGCTGTGAAGAGGCTTTCAAAGAATTCTGGACAAGGATTGAACGagttaaaaaatgaagttattttGATTGCCAAACTTCAACATCGTAATCTTGTAAAGCTTCTTGGCtgttgcattcaagaaaatgaaaatatgctaatctatgaatacatgcccaacaaaagcttggattgctttatttttg ATCAAACAAAGAGTAAATTACTAGATTGGCATAAGCGTATCAACATTATTCGTGGTGTTGCTAAAGGGCTTCTCTATCTTCATGAAGACTCTAGACTAAGAATTATCCATAGGGATCTCAAAGCTAGCAATATTCTTCTGGATAAcaatatgaatccaaaaatttcggACTTTGGCGTGGCTAGATCATTTGGAGGAGATCAAATTGATTCTGCAACCAATAGGATtattggaacata TGGTTATATGTCTCCTGAGTATGCGATGCATGGACAATACTCAgtaaaatctgatgtatttagTTTTGGAGTCTTAATATTAGAGATAGTGAGTGGGAAGAAGAATAGAGGATTTTGTCACCCAGACAACCAGCTTAATCTTCTTGGACAT gCATGGAAACTATGGATTGAAGACAAGCCAATAAAACTGGTTGATGAATTGGTAGGTGACTTGTGCAATATATCTGATGTAGTACGACACATTCATGTGGGTCTTTTATGTGTGCAACAAAGACCGGAAGATAGACCAAACATGTCGTTTGTGGTTCAAATGCTAAACAGTGAGAATTTATTGTCTAAGCCAAAACAACCGGGTTTCTTTACAGATCCACAGGAAGCTGATTTTTCATTTAGCAAGTTTGGAACTTGTTCAACAAACGAAATCACCACTACGGTATTTGAAGGACGGTAA
- the LOC132173745 gene encoding G-type lectin S-receptor-like serine/threonine-protein kinase At4g27290 isoform X2 — translation MEAFTHLFVFYTFLFSLLRTSISLDTVTPSQSLGDRGTLVSAGRQFQLGFFSPGNSKSRYVGIWYMISPETVVWVANRDAPLSDHSGVLKVTDDGVLVLLNSTNGTVWSSNTSTTPQNPVAKLLDTGNLVVKDGNDDNPDKFLWQSFDYPCNTLLPEMKLGWNLVTGLDRFLSSWKSTEDPAQGEFSTRIVPHGYPQWFDMEGTKIKARAGSWNGLGFTGRAVRPNTVFEYEFVLNEKEVYYGYKLLNKSVFSRVVLNPSGIVQRFVWMDRTQSWEPFFTSHANQCEIYALCGAYATCNINKSPVCACMEGFLPKSPEHWDSVDWSDGCVRRTPLECNGGDGFLKRTGVKLPDTFYSWYNKSMNLQECEGMCLKNCSCTAYASLDVRGGGSGCLLWFGSLIDTREFAEGGQDLYIRMAISELAMIKGSERKDCDNEGVKEDMELAILFDLTVIVNATDNFSNNKKLGEGGFGPVYKGTLPEGKDIAVKRLSKNSGQGLNELKNEVILIAKLQHRNLVKLLGCCIQENENMLIYEYMPNKSLDCFIFDQTKSKLLDWHKRINIIRGVAKGLLYLHEDSRLRIIHRDLKASNILLDNNMNPKISDFGVARSFGGDQIDSATNRIIGTYGYMSPEYAMHGQYSVKSDVFSFGVLILEIVSGKKNRGFCHPDNQLNLLGHAWKLWIEDKPIKLVDELVGDLCNISDVVRHIHVGLLCVQQRPEDRPNMSFVVQMLNSENLLSKPKQPGFFTDPQEADFSFSKFGTCSTNEITTTVFEGR, via the exons ATGGAAGCCTTTACCCATCTTTTTGTCTTCTACACTTTCTTATTCTCCCTCTTGAGAACCTCCATTTCTCTGGACACTGTTACTCCAAGTCAATCTCTCGGAGACCGTGGCACTTTAGTTTCTGCTGGCCGACAATTTCAATTGGGATTCTTCAGCCCAGGTAATTCCAAAAGCCGATATGTGGGAATTTGGTACATGATATCTCCGGAAACAGTTGTATGGGTAGCCAACAGAGATGCTCCGCTTAGCGATCACTCGGGAGTTTTAAAGGTCACTGATGATGGAGTTCTTGTGCTTCTTAATAGCACCAATGGTACTGTTTGGTCATCTAATACATCAACAACCCCACAAAATCCAGTTGCAAAGCTCTTGGACACCGGGAATCTTGTTGTGAAAGATGGGAATGATGATAACCCAGATAAATTTTTGTGGCAGAGTTTTGATTATCCTTGTAACACACTCCTACCGGAAATGAAGCTTGGATGGAACTTAGTAACTGGTCTTGATAGGTTTTTATCATCTTGGAAGAGCACGGAAGATCCTGCTCAAGGTGAGTTTTCTACTCGGATAGTTCCTCATGGTTATCCACAGTGGTTTGATATGGAGGGAACCAAAATAAAGGCTAGAGCAGGATCGTGGAATGGCCTTGGTTTTACGGGTCGTGCGGTAAGACCGAATACAGTATTTGAGTATGAATTCGTGTTGAATGAGAAGGAGGTCTATTACGGGTACAAACTTCTAAACAAATCTGTTTTCTCAAGAGTTGTGCTGAACCCATCAGGCATTGTGCAACGATTCGTATGGATGGATCGGACACAAAGTTGGGAGCCCTTCTTTACATCTCATGCAAATCAGTGCGAAATTTATGCCTTATGCGGTGCTTATGCTACCTGCAACATCAATAAGTCTCCTGTATGTGCATGCATGGAAGGATTCTTACCCAAGTCTCCAGAACATTGGGATTCAGTAGATTGGTCTGATGGGTGTGTTCGAAGGACTCCTTTGGAATGCAATGGTGGAGATGGATTCCTGAAGCGCACGGGGGTGAAATTGCCCGACACATTTTATTCCTGGTATAACAAGAGCATGAACCTCCAGGAATGCGAAGGAATGTGTTTGAAAAACTGCTCCTGCACAGCATATGCAAGTTTAGATGTCAGGGGAGGAGGAAGCGGCTGCCTGCTTTGGTTTGGTAGCCTAATTGATACAAGAGAATTCGCTGAGGGTGGGCAAGATCTCTATATAAGGATGGCCATTTCCGAATTGG CAATGATAAAAGGAAGTGAGAGGAAGGATTGTGACAATGAAGGTGTGAAGGAAGATATGGAGTTAGcaatattatttgatttgacAGTCATAGTTAATGCGACtgataatttttcaaacaacaagAAGTTGGGAGAAGGTGGCTTTGGACCTGTGTACAAG GGTACATTGCCTGAAGGGAAAGATATAGCTGTGAAGAGGCTTTCAAAGAATTCTGGACAAGGATTGAACGagttaaaaaatgaagttattttGATTGCCAAACTTCAACATCGTAATCTTGTAAAGCTTCTTGGCtgttgcattcaagaaaatgaaaatatgctaatctatgaatacatgcccaacaaaagcttggattgctttatttttg ATCAAACAAAGAGTAAATTACTAGATTGGCATAAGCGTATCAACATTATTCGTGGTGTTGCTAAAGGGCTTCTCTATCTTCATGAAGACTCTAGACTAAGAATTATCCATAGGGATCTCAAAGCTAGCAATATTCTTCTGGATAAcaatatgaatccaaaaatttcggACTTTGGCGTGGCTAGATCATTTGGAGGAGATCAAATTGATTCTGCAACCAATAGGATtattggaacata TGGTTATATGTCTCCTGAGTATGCGATGCATGGACAATACTCAgtaaaatctgatgtatttagTTTTGGAGTCTTAATATTAGAGATAGTGAGTGGGAAGAAGAATAGAGGATTTTGTCACCCAGACAACCAGCTTAATCTTCTTGGACAT gCATGGAAACTATGGATTGAAGACAAGCCAATAAAACTGGTTGATGAATTGGTAGGTGACTTGTGCAATATATCTGATGTAGTACGACACATTCATGTGGGTCTTTTATGTGTGCAACAAAGACCGGAAGATAGACCAAACATGTCGTTTGTGGTTCAAATGCTAAACAGTGAGAATTTATTGTCTAAGCCAAAACAACCGGGTTTCTTTACAGATCCACAGGAAGCTGATTTTTCATTTAGCAAGTTTGGAACTTGTTCAACAAACGAAATCACCACTACGGTATTTGAAGGACGGTAA
- the LOC132174508 gene encoding G-type lectin S-receptor-like serine/threonine-protein kinase At4g27290 codes for MKLGWNLVSGLDRFLSSWKSTEDPSPGEYSVHIDLRGLPQRVNMKGDSIKTRPGSWNGLGFTGRRLRPNQVFDYEFVLNAKEVYYEYKLLNTSVFSRFVVNPSGITQRLMWMDRTQSWETFLTSQADQCENYGLCGGYAICNINKSPTCACLEGFLPKSPKGWDSEDWSDGCVRRTPLECNGGDGFLKCTGVKLPDTSSSSYASLDVRGGGSGCVLWFGSLVDIRESAEGGQDLYTRMAATELDYLQKKMHYNKTKLVAIIVGSSFLVVGMTIVALVSYICKKKFKNQGMTKERKNYKNIDEGGKEDMELLIFDLATIANATNNFSNNKKLGEGGFGPVYKDTLLEGKDIAVKRLSKDSRQGLNELKNEVILIAKLQHRNLVKLLGCCIQENENMLIYEYMPNKSLDSLIFDQAKSKLLDWEKRINIIRGVAKGLLYLHEVSRLRIIHRDLKVSNILLDNNMNPKISDFGLARSFGGDQVESKTNRIIGTYGYMSPEYAVHEHYSVKSDVFSFGVLLLDIVSGKKNRGFCHSDHHLNLLGHVWKLWIEDRPMELIGELIGDLCTLSNVLRHIHVGLLCVQQRPEDRPNMSSVVQMLSSESLLPKPRQPGFFSDSLEVDPSSCKHATCSANEITNTVFEAR; via the exons ATGAAGCTTGGATGGAACTTAGTAAGTGGTTTAGATAGGTTTTTATCATCTTGGAAGAGCACGGAAGATCCTTCTCCAGGTGAGTATTCAGTACACATAGATCTTCGTGGGCTTCCGCAAAGGGTTAATATGAAGGGAGATTCAATAAAGACTAGACCAGGGTCATGGAATGGTCTTGGTTTTACGGGTCGTAGGTTAAGACCAAATCAAGTATTTGATTATGAATTCGTGTTGAACGCGAAGGAGGTCTATTACGAGTACAAACTCCTTAACACTTCGGTTTTCTCAAGATTTGTAGTAAACCCATCAGGCATAACGCAACGATTAATGTGGATGGATCGGACACAGAGTTGGGAGACTTTCCTTACATCACAGGCAGATCAGTGCGAAAATTATGGCTTATGCGGTGGATATGCTATCTGCAACATCAATAAATCTCCTACATGTGCATGCTTGGAAGGATTTTTACCCAAGTCTCCAAAAGGTTGGGATTCAGAAGATTGGTCAGATGGGTGTGTTCGAAGGACTCCTTTGGAATGCAATGGCGGAGACGGATTCCTGAAGTGCACGGGGGTGAAATTGCCTGACACATCTTCTTCCT CATATGCAAGTTTAGATGTCAGGGGAGGAGGAAGCGGCTGCGTGCTTTGGTTTGGTAGCCTTGTTGACATAAGAGAATCCGCTGAGGGTGGGCAAGACCTCTATACAAGGATGGCCGCTACAGAACTTG ATTATCTTCAGAAAAAGATGCACTACAACAAGACGAAACTAGTAGCAATTATAGTCGGCTCATCATTTCTAGTTGTGGGAATGACAATAGTTGCCCTGGTCTCATACATATgcaagaagaaattcaaaaacCAAG GaatgacaaaagaaagaaagaattataAGAATATTGATGAAGGTGGGAAGGAAGATATGGAGTTACTGATATTTGACCTGGCTACCATAGCTAATgcaacaaataatttttcaaacaacaagAAGTTAGGAGAAGGTGGTTTTGGACCTGTGTACAAG GATACATTACTAGAAGGGAAAGATATAGCTGTAAAGAGACTTTCAAAGGATTCTAGACAAGGACTAAAcgaattaaaaaatgaagttattttGATTGCCAAACTTCAACACCGAAATCTTGTGAAGCTTCTCGGttgttgcattcaagaaaatgaaaatatgttaatttatgaatacatgcccaacaaaagcttggactcccttatttttg ATCAAGCAAAGAGTAAATTACTAGATTGGGAGAAACGCATTAACATTATTCGTGGTGTTGCTAAagggcttctttatcttcatgaagTCTCGAGACTCAGAATTATTCATAGAGATCTAAAAGTTAGTAATATCCTTTTAGATAACAATATGAATCCCAAAATTTCAGACTTTGGTCTAGCTAGATCATTTGGGGGAGATCAAGTTGAGTCTAAGACCAAtagaattattggaacata TGGTTATATGTCTCCCGAGTATGCGGTGCATGAACATTACTCAGTAAAATCTGATGTGTTTAGCTTTGGAGTTTTGTTATTAGATATAGTGAGTGGAAAGAAGAACAGAGGATTTTGTCACTCTGACCACCACCTTAATCTTCTGGGACAT gTATGGAAACTATGGATTGAAGACAGGCCAATGGAACTGATCGGTGAATTGATAGGTGACTTGTGCACTTTATCAAATGTATTACGACACATTCATGTTGGTTTGTTATGTGTGCAACAAAGACCAGAAGATAGACCAAACATGTCGTCTGTGGTTCAAATGTTGAGCAGTGAGAGTTTATTGCCTAAGCCAAGACAACCGGGGTTCTTTTCAGATTCACTTGAAGTAGATCCTTCATCTTGCAAGCATGCAACTTGTTCAGCAAACGAAATCACCAATACAGTGTTTGAAGCACGGTAA
- the LOC132174510 gene encoding G-type lectin S-receptor-like serine/threonine-protein kinase At4g27290, whose amino-acid sequence MEAITHLFVYSFLFSLFGISIAHDTLTPRQSIRDGGTLVSAGGSFQLGFFSPGNSKTRYLGIWYTISSETVVWVANRAAPLNDHSGVLKVTDYGVLVLLNSTNGTVWSSNTSTTPQNPVAKLLDTGNLVVGDRNDGNPGKFLWQSFDYPCDTHLPEMKLGWNLVSGLDRFLSSWKSTEDPSPGEYSVRIDLRGLPQRVNMKGDSIKTRPGSWNGLGFTGRRLRPNQVFDYEFVLNAKEVYYEYKLLNTSVFSRFVVNPSSITQRLMWMDRTQSWETFLTSQVLGN is encoded by the coding sequence ATGGAAGCCATTACCCATCTTTTCGTGTACTCTTTCTTGTTCTCCCTGTTTGGAATCTCCATTGCACATGACACTCTTACTCCAAGACAATCAATCAGAGACGGTGGCACTTTAGTTTCAGCTGGCGGATCATTTCAATTGGGATTCTTCAGCCCAGGTAATTCCAAAACTCGATATCTGGGAATATGGTACACAATTTCTTCGGAGACAGTTGTATGGGTAGCCAACAGAGCCGCTCCGCTTAACGATCACTCAGGAGTTTTAAAGGTCACTGATTATGGAGTTCTTGTGCTTCTTAATAGCACCAACGGTACTGTTTGGTCATCTAATACATCAACAACCCCACAAAATCCAGTTGCAAAGCTCTTGGACACCGGGAATCTTGTTGTCGGAGATAGAAATGATGGTAACCCAGGCAAATTTTTGTGGCAGAGTTTTGATTATCCTTGTGACACACACCTACCGGAAATGAAGCTTGGATGGAACTTAGTAAGTGGTTTAGATAGGTTTTTATCATCTTGGAAGAGCACGGAAGATCCTTCTCCAGGTGAGTATTCAGTACGCATAGATCTTCGTGGGCTTCCGCAAAGGGTTAATATGAAGGGAGATTCAATAAAGACTAGACCAGGGTCATGGAATGGTCTTGGTTTTACGGGTCGTAGGTTAAGACCAAATCAAGTATTTGATTATGAATTCGTGTTGAACGCGAAGGAGGTCTATTACGAGTACAAACTCCTTAACACTTCGGTTTTCTCAAGATTTGTAGTAAACCCATCAAGCATAACGCAACGATTAATGTGGATGGATCGGACACAGAGTTGGGAGACTTTCCTTACATCGCaggtgttaggaaattaa
- the LOC132173745 gene encoding G-type lectin S-receptor-like serine/threonine-protein kinase At4g27290 isoform X3, whose protein sequence is MEAFTHLFVFYTFLFSLLRTSISLDTVTPSQSLGDRGTLVSAGRQFQLGFFSPGNSKSRYVGIWYMISPETVVWVANRDAPLSDHSGVLKVTDDGVLVLLNSTNGTVWSSNTSTTPQNPVAKLLDTGNLVVKDGNDDNPDKFLWQSFDYPCNTLLPEMKLGWNLVTGLDRFLSSWKSTEDPAQGEFSTRIVPHGYPQWFDMEGTKIKARAGSWNGLGFTGRAVRPNTVFEYEFVLNEKEVYYGYKLLNKSVFSRVVLNPSGIVQRFVWMDRTQSWEPFFTSHANQCEIYALCGAYATCNINKSPVCACMEGFLPKSPEHWDSVDWSDGCVRRTPLECNGGDGFLKRTGVKLPDTFYSWYNKSMNLQECEGMCLKNCSCTAYASLDVRGGGSGCLLWFGSLIDTREFAEGGQDLYIRMAISELGHLDKNSHSSERKLVGIIVGSTLLVVGMIIVGMVSYIWKKKLRNQAMIKGSERKDCDNEGVKEDMELAILFDLTVIVNATDNFSNNKKLGEGGFGPVYKGTLPEGKDIAVKRLSKNSGQGLNELKNEVILIAKLQHRNLVKLLGCCIQENENMLIYEYMPNKSLDCFIFDQTKSKLLDWHKRINIIRGVAKGLLYLHEDSRLRIIHRDLKASNILLDNNMNPKISDFGVARSFGGDQIDSATNRIIGTYGYMSPEYAMHGQYSVKSDVFSFGVLILEIVSGKKNRGFCHPDNQLNLLGHAWKLWIEDKPIKLVDELIHRKLIFHLASLELVQQTKSPLRYLKDGK, encoded by the exons ATGGAAGCCTTTACCCATCTTTTTGTCTTCTACACTTTCTTATTCTCCCTCTTGAGAACCTCCATTTCTCTGGACACTGTTACTCCAAGTCAATCTCTCGGAGACCGTGGCACTTTAGTTTCTGCTGGCCGACAATTTCAATTGGGATTCTTCAGCCCAGGTAATTCCAAAAGCCGATATGTGGGAATTTGGTACATGATATCTCCGGAAACAGTTGTATGGGTAGCCAACAGAGATGCTCCGCTTAGCGATCACTCGGGAGTTTTAAAGGTCACTGATGATGGAGTTCTTGTGCTTCTTAATAGCACCAATGGTACTGTTTGGTCATCTAATACATCAACAACCCCACAAAATCCAGTTGCAAAGCTCTTGGACACCGGGAATCTTGTTGTGAAAGATGGGAATGATGATAACCCAGATAAATTTTTGTGGCAGAGTTTTGATTATCCTTGTAACACACTCCTACCGGAAATGAAGCTTGGATGGAACTTAGTAACTGGTCTTGATAGGTTTTTATCATCTTGGAAGAGCACGGAAGATCCTGCTCAAGGTGAGTTTTCTACTCGGATAGTTCCTCATGGTTATCCACAGTGGTTTGATATGGAGGGAACCAAAATAAAGGCTAGAGCAGGATCGTGGAATGGCCTTGGTTTTACGGGTCGTGCGGTAAGACCGAATACAGTATTTGAGTATGAATTCGTGTTGAATGAGAAGGAGGTCTATTACGGGTACAAACTTCTAAACAAATCTGTTTTCTCAAGAGTTGTGCTGAACCCATCAGGCATTGTGCAACGATTCGTATGGATGGATCGGACACAAAGTTGGGAGCCCTTCTTTACATCTCATGCAAATCAGTGCGAAATTTATGCCTTATGCGGTGCTTATGCTACCTGCAACATCAATAAGTCTCCTGTATGTGCATGCATGGAAGGATTCTTACCCAAGTCTCCAGAACATTGGGATTCAGTAGATTGGTCTGATGGGTGTGTTCGAAGGACTCCTTTGGAATGCAATGGTGGAGATGGATTCCTGAAGCGCACGGGGGTGAAATTGCCCGACACATTTTATTCCTGGTATAACAAGAGCATGAACCTCCAGGAATGCGAAGGAATGTGTTTGAAAAACTGCTCCTGCACAGCATATGCAAGTTTAGATGTCAGGGGAGGAGGAAGCGGCTGCCTGCTTTGGTTTGGTAGCCTAATTGATACAAGAGAATTCGCTGAGGGTGGGCAAGATCTCTATATAAGGATGGCCATTTCCGAATTGG GTCATCTTGATAAAAACAGTCACTCCAGCGAGAGGAAACTAGTGGGAATTATAGTTGGCTCAACATTACTAGTTGTGGGAATGATAATAGTTGGAATGGTCTCATACATATGGAAGAAGAAACTCAGAAACCAAG CAATGATAAAAGGAAGTGAGAGGAAGGATTGTGACAATGAAGGTGTGAAGGAAGATATGGAGTTAGcaatattatttgatttgacAGTCATAGTTAATGCGACtgataatttttcaaacaacaagAAGTTGGGAGAAGGTGGCTTTGGACCTGTGTACAAG GGTACATTGCCTGAAGGGAAAGATATAGCTGTGAAGAGGCTTTCAAAGAATTCTGGACAAGGATTGAACGagttaaaaaatgaagttattttGATTGCCAAACTTCAACATCGTAATCTTGTAAAGCTTCTTGGCtgttgcattcaagaaaatgaaaatatgctaatctatgaatacatgcccaacaaaagcttggattgctttatttttg ATCAAACAAAGAGTAAATTACTAGATTGGCATAAGCGTATCAACATTATTCGTGGTGTTGCTAAAGGGCTTCTCTATCTTCATGAAGACTCTAGACTAAGAATTATCCATAGGGATCTCAAAGCTAGCAATATTCTTCTGGATAAcaatatgaatccaaaaatttcggACTTTGGCGTGGCTAGATCATTTGGAGGAGATCAAATTGATTCTGCAACCAATAGGATtattggaacata TGGTTATATGTCTCCTGAGTATGCGATGCATGGACAATACTCAgtaaaatctgatgtatttagTTTTGGAGTCTTAATATTAGAGATAGTGAGTGGGAAGAAGAATAGAGGATTTTGTCACCCAGACAACCAGCTTAATCTTCTTGGACAT gCATGGAAACTATGGATTGAAGACAAGCCAATAAAACTGGTTGATGAATTG ATCCACAGGAAGCTGATTTTTCATTTAGCAAGTTTGGAACTTGTTCAACAAACGAAATCACCACTACGGTATTTGAAGGACGGTAAATAA